ATGAACGTTTTTTGAATTCTGCAATATTGTTTTTAATACAGATATAACAGACAACAAgagtttccatttacaacataTTAATTTGAATCAGTCAGAAACATATTAATTTGAATCAGTCAAAACGTCACCATTTTTATAATTGCCAAATGCAAATGACGTAAATACAACAGTGTACATGTAAGAATGTTGAAACGATAACcgaaaataaacaaatgtaacgTCTAACTATGACACTTCTGTCGTAAAAATCCTACTGTCTTACAATATCTATACTTTTACAacaaattgtaacatatttatctagcACAGTATAAACAGTCACTCTTCTATAATACTGGCTTCACTTTCTGAATCTGACAAATCTATTGGCTCTGGTATTTTGCTAGCATCAGCGAGATATTCTCCCCAGTTTTGAACTCCATAAATGTTACTCTCTAAATGTCGCGCATAACTTAGATACCAAACAACAGAGGCAATGTGAGAACACATGCCGACAACACGTTCTCCGGCACGACATTTACAGTACCATGCAATAATATCAGACAACGAATATCTGATCCATAGAAGATATTTCCTTGACGACGTATGACGACTTTGAATCCAAACGCGTAACAAGTCATTGTCGTCTGCATGTACCTGTATATCACAGTTGCCATCTAAATGCTCTTGTATGTAGCTCGAAGACATTTTCAGTTGATATACGCCACATGTCAATGAGCGTAGTTGCTCCTCGGTGAACCTCGGAAAATTGTCAAGTACAACATCACTTACCGGTTTCCAGAGTGCAGACCTTCTTTCAAGATTATTTGCTTCAACATAAGACTTCAAAGTGTTACCACCAGATGATAATGACAGCATCCTCGAAGCCAAACGAGTGTCACCATCTTCACTGTGAGGAGAGCATAGTGGCTGGAAATACTTATTTGAAAGCGCACATACTATTCTCAGGTAGTCTCCAATGTATGGAATTTGGTTAGTTGGCAGAACGTAATTGAAATACTTCCAACTTTTAATTCGGGCATTTGCTGATTCAACCACCCAACGAATCTGTAAGATATAACACAAAACATGCACAAAGAATGTAAAAAGAAAGGTAAATTAATGAAGTAGATCAACAGTCCATTTTTACGatctgtatttgaaaaaaaaaaaacaaaaaaaaaacctacttaCTCGTACTTAAGAGAGTGCTTATATAGTCCCAATAACGTAATATAATGGCGATGGTAATTAAACCTCATGGACTTGACTTAGAATGTACTATATcaattacttttaaaacttaatgaatattacatttgagcagcgccatgagaaaaccaacatagtggctttgcggccagcatgggtcctgaccagcctgcgctttgagagccaacagcatggatcctggccagactgcgtggatgcgcaggctgatctggatccatgctggtcgcaaagccgctatattagttttctcatggcgcagctcatttaattaagatatttaattcatgaTGTGAAAATCTACTAGTAGCAGACGACACGTATGCATAGACGTAATAATTAATGCCTAAAGTGCTGTTAGTTTTAAACAGTTTAGAATGGGTTTAAAAGCAAAGATAGTTCTTCCGCGAACATGTATATGTATGTGCACATAATAAACATCTACTAAAAATGGCAGATGATCCCAATCAAACGATATTTGCAGTTTCAGTTTTACAGTTAGAGTTTATAAAGAAAGACTAGTGAATTACCTGCAAACGCATTGAAATTACAAAGGAAATATACAGCGTACCTGTACATGTATGACCGCATTTTCCCCCTACATATttaatatatgtgtaatatataataataatgtaaaacgATATTACATGAGTTTTATAAACTTGTATTAATTGCTTTATCTAATATCATCATAACTTAAATATGTCTAACTCGGCTTTGAGGCTTACATAATAAACTCATTTACtgtattttcagttatatttGATGCAAAAATGACTTTACATATAGTAATAAAACCGACTAGTATTTACCTTTGTAACAAATCTACTGTTGTTTGCATCTTCACAAGGCATCTGCTTCTGACCTTTATTGATAAAAGACGGCATCTCAGCTCTAATACCTAAATCCTCCAGAAGTGACAGGGAATCCGAAAACCCCTATCAACTACAAATACATCATATCTTCTGTACAAAGTTTCTGATTTCCTctgtatttgtttttaacatatgaTTTAGAATGGACGCATCATTATTTTTTGAATCAGCAAAGTAAGGGCCCATGATAGTGACAAAATATCCTGTTGTCGTTACTATAACCATGGGCTTAACTAAGGGACGACCTTTGTGCATTGAATAAGTACGTCTTTGAAAGCTGAAGTTGTTGCTCTTTTGAATGTATACGTATGTGCCATCAAGAACGAGTATCAGCTGTCCATTGTTCGCGTTAAACAAAGACTTTGCTAACGGTCTGGTATGGTTGTTTATTATATCTTCCCTTGTCAGGCTTTCAATACCTAGGTACAAAGGAACAAATCCTCTCATCAGAGCCTGTCTGGCAGATGAAATAGCACGTCGGATGCTTGATCTGCTAATTCCAAACAGTGTTGACAGTAACTTGTTTGATAAACCTGACTTCATCTTTAGCAGAAATATACCAAGTGTAGTACGTGCAGATCTGGCTGGTGTATTTCGGAGTTTGTCTGCTATGTGGCGAAAAACATCATCAAACTGAATATGGTTTAAACCAGTCAAGCTTTCATAATCAGAGTCTTTCAAATAATCAAAATCAAGTTTGTTTTGTCTGCTGCGACACACTTCCCGCATTTGTGTAAGAAGTTTAAGAATGAATGTCCTGTTACATAAGCATTTTCTATGACTGGCACATTTTCCAAAGAAGTGGCACTGAGAAGTCCTTCATACAGATGGACAGGACAACATCTAGAACCAGCAGGTATTAGTATATTCTGTTCCAGAAATACACTGAATCTGGCATCAGACGTCAGAACAACAAGCTTTGGACCCGGTCGCTTGCACACTAAACATCGAGAGTGAGTTTTGCTTGtagttttcaaatttaaactgacTGATGGTGGACTAACTGGGGTACTTTTGCTCCTTGGTTGTGTTGTTGATGGAATATATTCTGGATCTGAccgattgttttcattttttttgtaagtcAGTGTTTCTGCCACATAATACTTGTGTCTGCACTTGTTACATATAATGTCACTTTCTTTGGTCTCAATAAACAACCTTCTCTGTAGATATTTCTTAATGTCTCTGTTTATTGACCTTCGTTCTTTTGGCTTTGTTCTTTTTTGACACACAGCACATGGATAAAACTTTGGCATTCTGGAAAAAAATAACATCCACATTAGTGAATATTCGTAAAATTATGCACCTATTAGCATCCTTTAAAAGCAGCAAGTGAAAttgttaatttcatttattatgaAGCATTGTagcagttgtttttgttttttgttttgttttttgtttgttttgtttttaacataaaagcgTTAACATCCGTGTGTTCAATGATTAATACGGTGTGAGAATGGTTCAGTGGTAACTATCTGCCTACGTAAACAGGGACCACGAGTTCGAGCTCCCGCAACTCTTATTAAATGAATAACATTGGAAAAAGGGAGTCCAGTGTTAACTTGATTTACACTGACATGCTTAAGAACCAGTTAATGACTCTGAAATTGAAGCGTCCTCGTTACCATATTTTACGCACCATCGTCATACTTAGGTAACAAACAGTCTTCTGGAAACTCCTGTTATCGGGTACCTATTGTGATTATAAATAAGCTAAAAATCAATGATCAATTATTTTCAGTCATCTATTGATTGCGGTCACGTTGATACCCTCTCAATAAGCTCCGCAGAAGACACTGTATACAAATTCCAGAGGTTCAAGAAAGACGGATGTTCATTGTATTTTAAACATACAATTTATATCAACtactgattcatgcggggaagttatCAGTTTctataaaacattatattattacgttgtttttctgtaaaacattCTATCTATGATGGCATTATCTATGTTATATTTagattaaaatgcattttattgaaTTTGGAATAAACagtgagaatgaaaaaaaaaataataaaaaaaaatataaaatgtcaagAATCGATCTTCGGTCTTTCAGTTCTTGGGGCAGTGACGTATCCACTGTCCTAATTTTCCGTTACATAAATGGTCCATGAAATTATATAAGAACAGAAGCATGTTACTATTTTTAGCAGTCTATATTTAGGTTAGTAAATATTGACTGAAAGTGGGCGGAGTATTTTGACAAGGCAAGTACAATTCGTCTGTTCAAGAAGCCATCATTTATGTATACTTCAAAAGGTAATTTTGCAATTCAGATCAGTAAATTTTTCCACTACGGTGCGACGGCTGAAATAAATCGtctttggtttcattttcatCGAtggtttcattttgaattttttattacaGTAGTGTCAAATAAATCTACTCACTTGATCagtggatgatttttttttctggctACAAAGGGTCCATAGTAATTCAGTAAATCACATCACTTCAGAGAAATCGTTGTAGATTCGAGCGAAGATTACGATATATTTTTTACCCTCTCATGTTGCTAGGTAGAGCGTAAACAAtgcaatgttgttgttgttgttgttgtgttggtggttgttgttgttgttgtcgtcagCTACCAGGGTATTTATTCCGTTGAATTGATCAACATAGTAAAGAATAATAACAGACAATATtgtgtggtaaacatttattGCTTCTAATCTggatttctttataaaatatcaagCACATTTCACAACCATCTACGTAATCCTTGGATTTACCAGTGCATTGAACACTTTTCGTTGGACACCAGCGGACATAAAAATTAATGTTTCACTATCAGCACAGGCTTCGaccacaaaaatttaaatatatttttgaatgaaataggTTTGTTAatttaaagaagaagaaaaatttgTGGTCGAGGCCTGTGCTCCATATGATTTTTTGGATTAAAAGATGTGAAACCAATGAAAATATGGTAAAGTTGTAGATCAGTACTTTATTATCTGTCATAATTCTCAATAGAAACAAATCACAACTCAAAAGTAAATATTGTAGATAAATGGTCATAGAGTGCCCTAATgaaaaatatcgattttttttcaaaaaactttatttttagaaattgtgattttttaggCCGATTTCCTGGCTTCGTGGCTTTCGCCCTTTACAGATTGTATGTATGAAAActaatgaaatttcattattctCAAAACTGCAGCTTGAATTtttattggtttatttacagtaaGCATTAGTTAAGGTCATTTGCGAGTTTCAGCCATTTAAGtttactttgaatttttggcattttcagaaaaatctaGATCAatagaaatgactgaaagttgcAAATGACCTGTATTTATgtataccataagtaaatcaattaatttcaagctgcgattttgagtctaaatataattttagcattttcaaacgcttgatctgtaaatttatactCATGCagagcgctgtctcctgtgacagctcttgtcttgtTTCTTCTTAACCACAAGAAGGACTTTCATAAAACTAAAATGCAGCTGATCTGATGTCGCATGTCTGTCTTAGTTGTTTTGTTTCTCTTATGTATGCTCCATCAGGTTTATTACTCATTCTGTGTTTGAGAATTAGGATTGGAAGAGTTGTCTTTCTTTAACTGGAATTTGCAGTTGTATTTTCCAGGCAGTGGTTCCGTAACTTGTAATACATGTGAACATATGTATTACTTAATCGGGTGTTTCTTTTTTCTGCTTAGACAGTAAGTGGACTTAGGGTGAAAATAGCTCAGTAGTCGATCAATGgggattaaaaataatttttgccaAAACTGCAAAACTGCATCATTTGAAAGAAATGTTCTCAGGGATAGAGGTCTATTAAAGACCCCTACTATAGAAAAAGCTGGTATCCTTGtctttttttctgtctgttaTCATATGACAATCCTTTTTAGGTAAGTGTAAATAGTTCCCGAACCCATTATCaggatgcattttttttttcttcttgtcgGTGGTTTGGCAAGAGGTAGTAGCCTTTGGCCATTAGCTCTGCATGCAAAACATTTAGATCAGATATTTGTACAAGCCTCATTTCATCAGAGGTATAATCAAATTATGAAGCATTTATTTTTGGCAAAGATttagaaaagggataaaaaacaaacaagttaGAATAACTGGGGAAGAGTACCTATGTATGTAATGTGGTACACAGCTAGTTATGGGTTTTTTAATGAGCTATCATAGCGAGATATAATCTTAATGTTCCTTTTTAATGTTCGCGcttgatgtaaatatatgaaaaatggaTCTACATTCAAACAGAAGTCATATGAATTTCCTTGATGCCTTTTTGAAGAgtttttctctcatttctttGCTGAGGTAGTCTTTAAGTTGGGTTGAAATGTGTTTTGCAAAGATTGGTTATCGGCGAAATAATGCGTTTTCTTCAAAGGCCCAGCAAAATTCAACTGTTGAAGAGGATGTATGTGTTGTAAATAAATGAGATTTGAATTATGATGGTTTATGGAGTAGCGTCAtatatgttttgtaatatttttataaatgagatacaaaatgatattttcgaaaatatgtttattgaaaaTGGTTTATGAAATGGTAAGACTAGTGGAGCGGCAGGTGAAGATGGACATTCTAagtaacctttaacctgctaaatttctacaatgaacttatcaatctttcaattttgacagtaccattaactgttaaatggggtgcataccaaaagatactgactgaatggcgaacagtgtagatcatgatcagactgcacagatagatcatgatctacactggtcgcaaaggcataatcaaacatgtccagcatgataagggctaagtAAAATGAGAGCTTAGATATTAGACCAAAGATAATGGCACTTCTGTTAGAGTTTACAAAGTTCCTTTTAGTTTGATTCATTGTCCACCTTCagtatttttactttaattaatatCTCATTTGAAGCTACTGGtcagatttacaccaaatttggtctgtagcatcatggcATAGACCTGTCCAGCTGCCTCtgtcaagtttttatgcccccactatggggggggggcatatagatttgcccttgtccatccgagaatgttgtcgcgcctagctccaaaagtatttgacgtagggtcacaaaactttacaggaatgttggtcagcatgtgtagttgtgcacctggggtattgcctctggattcattcagtcatgtaggagttatggcccctgactttgtaaaaattggtcattttaattttgtgtcgcgcgtagctccaaaagtatttgacctagagtcaccaaagtttacaggaatgttggttagcatgtgcagttgtgcacctggggtttcgcgtccagattcattcagtattgtagaagttatggcccctgacctaggaaaaaattgtcattttaatgtatgCAGTGATTGACAGGTATCTAAAAATCtcaagaaagcatatatgtttatatgtgtattatatatggttattttttgcatttttttttaaatagcaacatattgttttcacaaagttgatctgtgtcctttgtcatgtagtgggggcatctgtgtcccatggacacatttctagtttcaaatggttccactttaCTCCTTTAAGGAGCCACCAGAGCTTGGTTGATGCTGTGGAGAGGTTTAGAAGCTCGATTAGTcacaatcagaaaaaaaaacatgactgtcttactgtcaaatcattttattttgtgggcaatatattttgttgtttaggTCCAGAAATACTAACGTGAGTGTTTTGGTTTTGATATGATTaagataaagatttttttatttgtttgatacAATTTAAATtgaccatgaaatccatgaaaattaagtCTCCCACAAACAATATAAGGATTTAACAGTATGTAGTACTAATTGATATTAATATTACAGGTTTTTTAGTTTGCTGGAGGATAAAGTTATAAAAGGATGGATATGGTTTTGATTTGACTTTTGGTCATCCATTGTCAGCTCAATAGATGAGATAGAGGCTGCCTTCAAGAATGTAAGCAAGTAAGTAGACAAGTAATCAAAGGAGTAAGTAAAAGAGTGAGTAAACAAGTAAAGGATTAAGGAAACAAGAGAGTAAGCAAACAAGTAAGGAAACAGATGAGTAAACAAGTAAGGAAACA
The Mercenaria mercenaria strain notata chromosome 10, MADL_Memer_1, whole genome shotgun sequence genome window above contains:
- the LOC128546277 gene encoding uncharacterized protein LOC128546277, which codes for MERWNQYGALEPVWSSGTSMEWWNQYGVVEPVGAQLTEPLPGKYNCKFQLKKDNSSNPNSQTQNEMPKFYPCAVCQKRTKPKERRSINRDIKKYLQRRLFIETKESDIICNKCRHKYYVAETLTYKKNENNRSDPEYIPSTTQPRSKSTPVSPPSVSLNLKTTSKTHSRCLVCKRPGPKLVVLTSDARFSVFLEQNILIPAGSRCCPVHLYEGLLSATSLENVPVIENAYGFSDSLSLLEDLGIRAEMPSFINKGQKQMPCEDANNSRFVTKIRWVVESANARIKSWKYFNYVLPTNQIPYIGDYLRIVCALSNKYFQPLCSPHSEDGDTRLASRMLSLSSGGNTLKSYVEANNLERRSALWKPVSDVVLDNFPRFTEEQLRSLTCGVYQLKMSSSYIQEHLDGNCDIQVHADDNDLLRVWIQSRHTSSRKYLLWIRYSLSDIIAWYCKCRAGERVVGMCSHIASVVWYLSYARHLESNIYGVQNWGEYLADASKIPEPIDLSDSESEASIIEE